Proteins encoded by one window of Cellvibrio sp. KY-GH-1:
- a CDS encoding FliG C-terminal domain-containing protein, with protein MKEPLTQPVDPAAANPAAPNAIQPRSNLRNMSAIEQAAILLLSMGDSASAGVLRHFSREEIVSVSQAMARLSNVKQPMVTDVIGRFFDDYKEQSSIKGASRNYLSSMLGKALGSDITRNLLDSIYGEEIRAKMAKMEWIDPKQFAALIAKEHAQMQAVFLAFLPPAMASEVLECMPAHTQDELLFRIANLNEVNSDVIAELEELIDRSLSVLSTQGSRVRGVKQAADIMNRFKGDRNQMFELLRSHNKDLVGKIEDEMYDFFILSRQNQEVLQILLEAIPLEEWVVALKGAEPALGKAIAAAMPKRQAQQMESINRRQGPVPLSRIEQVRKDIMAVVRDMAANGEIQLQLFREQTVE; from the coding sequence ATGAAAGAACCCTTAACCCAGCCAGTTGATCCTGCCGCCGCTAACCCGGCGGCGCCTAATGCCATTCAGCCCCGTTCAAACCTGCGCAATATGAGCGCGATTGAACAGGCGGCGATACTCTTGCTGAGCATGGGCGACAGCGCCTCTGCCGGCGTGTTGCGCCATTTTTCGCGCGAGGAAATCGTCAGTGTCAGCCAGGCCATGGCGCGCCTGAGCAATGTGAAACAGCCAATGGTGACCGATGTGATTGGCCGCTTCTTTGACGACTACAAAGAGCAGAGCAGCATCAAGGGCGCCTCGCGCAATTATCTGTCGAGCATGCTGGGCAAGGCGCTGGGTAGCGACATCACCCGCAACCTGCTGGATAGCATTTACGGCGAAGAAATCCGCGCAAAAATGGCGAAGATGGAGTGGATTGACCCCAAGCAATTTGCCGCGCTTATCGCGAAAGAGCATGCGCAAATGCAGGCGGTGTTCCTCGCCTTTTTGCCACCGGCCATGGCCAGCGAAGTATTGGAATGCATGCCGGCCCACACCCAGGACGAGCTGCTGTTTCGCATAGCCAACCTCAATGAAGTAAACAGCGATGTAATCGCGGAATTGGAAGAGTTGATCGACCGCAGCCTGTCGGTGTTATCGACCCAGGGGTCGCGTGTGCGCGGCGTGAAGCAGGCGGCAGACATCATGAACCGCTTCAAAGGCGACCGTAACCAGATGTTCGAATTGCTGCGTTCGCACAATAAAGACCTGGTGGGCAAGATCGAAGACGAGATGTACGACTTCTTTATCCTCTCGCGCCAAAACCAGGAAGTACTGCAAATCCTGCTGGAAGCGATTCCGCTGGAAGAGTGGGTGGTTGCACTGAAAGGTGCTGAGCCGGCATTGGGCAAAGCAATTGCGGCGGCCATGCCCAAGCGTCAGGCGCAGCAGATGGAATCGATCAATCGCCGCCAGGGGCCGGTGCCTTTAAGTCGTATCGAGCAGGTGCGCAAAGACATTATGGCGGTGGTGCGCGATATGGCCGCTAACGGCGAGATCCAGTTGCAGCTGTTCCGTGAACAGACCGTGGAATAA
- the fliF gene encoding flagellar basal-body MS-ring/collar protein FliF produces the protein MVQLLKHRLAATNFKLSPRLSLMALAGIAALVAIGTVFYLWRDQSAYRPLYGAGEAYSAADVMQVLDTEAIAYNLHPQTGQVLVREDQIARARMLLSAKGVQAEKPDGYELFDKEEPLGTSQFVQDVRLKRSMEGELARSVMTMKGVEMARVHLALQENSSFVVSKRDPAKASVILQVAPGYKLKPEQVSAIVNLVASSVPQLAAKDVSVVDQHGVLLSRGLNETAGPVQSWDLVNDYQTKAVTNVEEVLAPVLGAGNYRISVAADVDFSQREETLQSYGNNPRLRSEITRDESVLDQLALGVPGSLSNRPVPPAEQENQPADGAAEGEVAAESATENKAATSLRKESNRQMEYDQSVTHVKHAPFALRRQSVAVVINAATAPEGGWTPEARTELESMVKSAVGFDEKRGDLLTLSVFPFTATEAPVEALPWWESNQVYDLAKMGVLGLVSLLLIFMVVRPALRDLIRSNTQVLMPAPEPALNLAMERTEPRTFAGETGPRILGEFSPLAEITLPAPGSGLELQIEHLQMLAKNDPERVSEVLKQWIGRNERTLNPAS, from the coding sequence CCGTTATACGGTGCGGGCGAAGCCTATTCGGCCGCCGATGTTATGCAGGTGCTGGATACTGAAGCCATTGCCTACAACTTACATCCACAAACCGGGCAAGTACTGGTACGCGAGGATCAGATTGCGCGCGCGCGCATGCTACTCAGTGCCAAAGGTGTGCAGGCCGAGAAGCCGGATGGCTACGAATTATTTGATAAGGAAGAGCCGCTGGGCACCAGCCAGTTTGTGCAGGATGTGCGCCTGAAGCGCAGTATGGAAGGCGAGCTGGCGCGCAGTGTGATGACCATGAAAGGCGTGGAAATGGCGCGCGTGCATCTGGCGTTGCAAGAAAATTCCTCCTTTGTCGTGAGTAAACGCGACCCGGCCAAAGCCTCGGTGATCCTGCAAGTGGCACCCGGTTACAAACTCAAACCCGAACAAGTCAGTGCGATTGTGAACCTGGTTGCCAGCAGCGTGCCGCAGCTTGCCGCAAAAGACGTAAGCGTAGTGGATCAACACGGCGTGCTTTTATCGCGCGGCCTGAATGAAACCGCCGGCCCGGTACAGAGCTGGGACTTGGTGAATGACTACCAAACCAAAGCCGTAACCAATGTGGAAGAAGTGCTGGCGCCAGTGCTGGGCGCGGGTAACTACCGCATCAGCGTAGCGGCGGACGTGGATTTCAGTCAGCGCGAAGAAACCCTCCAGTCCTACGGCAATAATCCTCGTTTGCGCTCGGAAATCACCCGCGATGAAAGCGTGCTGGATCAGCTCGCGCTAGGCGTACCCGGTTCCCTGAGTAATCGCCCGGTGCCGCCGGCCGAGCAGGAAAACCAACCGGCCGATGGCGCAGCGGAAGGTGAGGTGGCTGCTGAGTCAGCAACAGAAAACAAAGCGGCGACCTCACTGCGCAAAGAATCCAATCGCCAGATGGAATACGACCAATCCGTCACCCACGTTAAACACGCACCTTTTGCCTTGCGTCGCCAGAGTGTGGCGGTAGTGATTAACGCCGCGACTGCGCCGGAAGGTGGCTGGACGCCAGAAGCGCGCACAGAGCTGGAATCCATGGTGAAAAGCGCCGTCGGTTTTGATGAGAAGCGCGGCGACCTGCTAACCCTGAGCGTGTTTCCGTTTACCGCGACCGAGGCACCGGTTGAGGCGTTGCCCTGGTGGGAGAGCAATCAAGTGTACGACCTGGCGAAGATGGGAGTTCTCGGGCTGGTCAGCTTGCTGCTGATCTTTATGGTGGTGCGCCCGGCCCTGCGTGATCTGATTCGCTCCAACACCCAAGTGTTGATGCCTGCACCGGAACCGGCCTTGAACCTGGCGATGGAACGCACCGAACCCCGAACTTTCGCAGGCGAAACCGGCCCGCGCATTTTGGGCGAATTTAGCCCGCTGGCCGAGATCACCTTGCCGGCGCCTGGGTCGGGGCTGGAGTTGCAAATCGAGCACCTGCAAATGCTTGCGAAAAATGACCCTGAACGTGTTTCCGAAGTCCTTAAACAGTGGATAGGCCGAAATGAAAGAACCCTTAACCCAGCCAGTTGA